The Fragaria vesca subsp. vesca linkage group LG2, FraVesHawaii_1.0, whole genome shotgun sequence genome includes a window with the following:
- the LOC101302414 gene encoding DNA-directed RNA polymerases I, II, and III subunit RPABC2-like yields the protein MADDDYNEMDIGYEDEPVEPEMEEGAEEEDLDNNDDMAGDAIETDDKEEQAPVERPRKTSKFMTKYERARILGTRAVQISMNAPVMVELEGETDPLEIAMKELRERKIPFTIRRYLPDGSYEDWGVDELIVEDSWKRQVGGN from the exons ATGGCTGATGACGATTACAATGAGATGGATATTGG ATATGAGGATGAGCCTGTGGAGCCAGAGATGGAA GAAGGTGCAGAGGAGGAGGATTTGGATAACAATGATGATATGGCTGGAGATGCCATTGAAACTGATGACAAGGAAGAACAAGCACCAGTGGAACGGCCTCGCAAAACATCAAAATTTATGACCAAATATGAACGCGCTAGAATCTTGGGTACCCGTGCTGTGCAGATTAG CATGAATGCACCTGTGATGGTTGAGTTGGAGGGCGAGACTGACCCGCTTGAG ATTGCAATGAAAGAGCTTCGTGAGCGGAAGATACCCTTTACCATCCGCCGCTACCTGCCTGATGGAAG TTATGAAGATTGGGGAGTTGATGAACTGATTGTGGAAGATTCCTGGAAGAGGCAGGTGGGAGGTAACTGA
- the LOC101302713 gene encoding carbonic anhydrase 2, chloroplastic-like — protein MASQLAIHRLNKFLSEKEDLDEVAAAKIDKLIAELQTPGDHHFDPVQRIINGFMDFKIHKFDKYPCLFDKLALGQSPKFLVFACSDSRVSPSIILNFKPGEAFMVRNIANLVPPSNQLRYSGTGAILEYAITVLQVENILVIGHSSCGGIKRLMEHPEDGSIPFDFIDDWVNIAVDAKDKVKAQGEGHEACAREAVNVSLANLLTYPYVQKDASERKLALRGGYYDFANGVFELWEKHGSHISPPMVIPPHP, from the exons ATGGCGAGCCAGTTGGCAATTCATCGGTTGAACAAGTTCCTCAG TGAGAAGGAAGACTTGGATGAAGTGGCTGCTGCCAAAATTGACAAGCTAATTGCTGAGTTGCAAACGCCTGGTGATCATCATTTTGATCCAGTTCAAAGGATTATAAATGGCTTCATGGACTTCAAGATCCACAAATTCGA CAAATATCCATGTCTGTTCGACAAGCTTGCCTTAGGACAAAGCCCCAAA TTTCTGGTGTTTGCATGCTCAGACTCTCGAGTGAGCCCCTCTATCATCCTTAACTTCAAACCTGGGGAGGCCTTCATGGTTCGTAACATTGCTAACTTGGTCCCTCCATCTAACCAG CTTAGATATTCAGGAACTGGAGCAATCTTAGAATATGCCATAACAGTACTTCAG GTAGAAAACATTTTGGTCATTGGGCATAGTAGCTGTGGTGGGATAAAGAGGCTTATGGAGCATCCAGAAGATGGCAGTATTCCCTT TGACTTCATAGATGACTGGGTTAACATTGCTGTAGATGCCAAGGACAAAGTTAAAGCACAAGGTGAAGGACATGAGGCTTGTGCTAGA GAAGCTGTAAATGTCTCTCTGGCGAATCTGCTCACTTATCCTTACGTTCAGAAGGACGCTTCGGAAAGAAAGCTAGCACTTAGAGGTGGTTACTATGACTTTGCTAATGGAGTCTTCGAGCTGTGGGAGAAACACGGATCTCACATTTCACCCCCCATGGTGATACCACCACATCCCTAA